The Syntrophobacterales bacterium region CTTTTTAACCCCGCAATGTTGAAATCTCCCGAAAAACCGATGGCCTTCGACGGGCAGCTCTCGACACAGATTCCGCACTGGCTGCAGGTTGTAAAATCAAGCATGTACACAGTTACTCTTTTGCGTTTTTCCCCTTCCCTTTTCTCCCCATCCACCTTTTTTATCGATCCCGAGGGACAGTTGCGGACGCAGATCCCACAGGCGATGCACATATTTTCCAGCGGGTTTTCAGGACTGGCAAGGAGCTTTATATGACCGCGAAACCGGGGCGTGATCTCAAGAACCTCACGCGGATATTGAGAGGTCACCACCGGCTGAAAGAAGGATTTGAGCGTTACCCCCATTCCCGCGGCCAGCGAAACCGTACCTTTTATAAAAGAAGCAGGCGTTACAGTCATAGCTTCAAAAGCCCTCCTGTTACGAGCAGATTTAAAAAGGCCAGGGGAATGAGCGCCTTCCATGATATATTCAACAACTGATCAAACCTGACCCGGGGAAACGTCCAGCGGAACCACATCATGACGAAGACAAGGAAGTACGATTTTAAGAGAAACCAGACAATCCCCGGCAGAAAGGGCCCCTGGTAGCCGCCCAGAAAAAAGGTGACGGTAATAGCGCTGACGATGAACATATTCGTGTATTCCGCGAGGAAAAAAAGCGCAAACATCATCCCCGAATATTCCGTGTGATACCCGGCAACCAGCTCGCTTTCCGCCTCCGGTAAATCGAACGGGGTACGGTTGGTCTCCGCAACACTCGCAATAAAATAGATGACAAAGGCAACCGGCTGCAGAACGACGAACCAGATGCCCTTTTGCGCCTCCACAACATCCTTGAGCGACAGGGAGTTGGCCATCATGACCACTGCCAAAAGCGACAGCAAAAGCGGAATCTCATAGGCGACGCTCTGGGCGATGCTTCTGATCGCCCCAATCAGCGAATATTTGTTGTTGGATCCCCACCCGGCCATCAGAATGGCAAGTACCGTAAAAGAGGAAAAGGCGAGAATGACGAGAATCCCCACATTTATATCCTTCACCTGCAGGAAGGAATCGAACGGAATTACC contains the following coding sequences:
- the nuoH gene encoding NADH-quinone oxidoreductase subunit NuoH, producing MSIDLRFFDLEIVKIAVGLLAAFVFVVFNALILTWAERKVAGHMQLRIGPKEVGPYGLIQPLADALKLLGKEILTPRNVDKPIFYLGPIMIFIPVLVAFVVIPFDSFLQVKDINVGILVILAFSSFTVLAILMAGWGSNNKYSLIGAIRSIAQSVAYEIPLLLSLLAVVMMANSLSLKDVVEAQKGIWFVVLQPVAFVIYFIASVAETNRTPFDLPEAESELVAGYHTEYSGMMFALFFLAEYTNMFIVSAITVTFFLGGYQGPFLPGIVWFLLKSYFLVFVMMWFRWTFPRVRFDQLLNISWKALIPLAFLNLLVTGGLLKL
- a CDS encoding NADH-quinone oxidoreductase subunit I, which translates into the protein MTVTPASFIKGTVSLAAGMGVTLKSFFQPVVTSQYPREVLEITPRFRGHIKLLASPENPLENMCIACGICVRNCPSGSIKKVDGEKREGEKRKRVTVYMLDFTTCSQCGICVESCPSKAIGFSGDFNIAGLKREDFYFDLVKEFDKRKKAS